A single region of the Drosophila miranda strain MSH22 chromosome 2, D.miranda_PacBio2.1, whole genome shotgun sequence genome encodes:
- the LOC108155243 gene encoding dedicator of cytokinesis protein 3 isoform X1, translating to MWIPSNNKYGVAIHNWHGDVRFGLSLDVGDSVDIVEECTHWYRGSCPRKSRAVGLFPKTYIHIKDLSKIDPVVAECTQVLREWSEIWKRLYVDREAYKFQTLRKVMFSILESRRELLSATMTQDQTLELQMVVVSKIDWGNRKLGLDLVPREGPLAVDPHGIGIVKLYNVHVSSADNAKASSSRGTLRRKTPRKILTHHLYFCMRDFGHRIGGDDAEVYFFLYDGSRMRPLSERFLVKISRDGFSNYIEKLHSNCTVFTDLGAADLNEDLHLVAVVMRVGKIIQSDSIKKIEKSGSHGTGPTYRRPFGVGVLSLADIAHFDSSLEQASPASEEREYNFKLYQSEEKDFHLLPELMIKKSSGKYSPIQTGNQSTQGIVVSLKLLHGGLGQARQEQPLLFQGSTITRKMGFPDVIMPGDVRNDLFLSLERGEFERGGKNTGKNILVTVVVLDVAGNVLTDCLWGASGMDAQPQYRSMILYHQNAPSWNEMLRLSVPIDKFATAHVRFEFRHCSTRDKTEPKLFAFSFARLMETGGATLGDGQHELYVYKCEDPAKLQASNYLRLQCRPRDAQAKMDCGGCFSRSSKEVFVLRSLLCSTKLTQNADLLSLLQWRAHPDTIQDSLTGVLRLNDEELVKFLQDVLDALFAMFSNEEGNSTQHSGLVFHVLVSIFSLLQSNKFQHFRPVMNEYIENHFAAALVYKGLITSVEHMAVFMTKAEHPDPFQKCFGSLEYIFKLLIQSRRLFARATGGQYEDSFRRDLHSLFTALNGMLAVPSYDVIIPTQEALLNSTGVVLEQLKDTLPAPELGMLARNMLDAIPRGAPIRLIQAKLHAVKDLVSGELFHEDDSRTVVLSVACKHLRMHLSRRDELRLCAEILSEILSQLFDLQREQREKVTNTLQHDLDSLCKNILGILIRTISIIMEGSNAVLPQLVSCLLGLLQLLDETHYKRYWDELSPNHKDPRDLKEFLSKSLLVYEELLTQDWHVFPNDWLVMKLAANDVLRMSLEEFAKPLVYRFLGAQAFDSQLWWSYFSLAVSFLTQPSLQLEQYREPKRLKILHSHGDMRVLMGFQILSMWSQLGEQKLHFIPSMVGPFLEVTLVPEPALRKATLSVFYDMMQCEQQAARGSFRLVESELIDKLDLLISENKGDDEYRELFSTMEHLSLVLLEKVQVENPNWKDAGIAFIGSVTRLLERLLDYRSVMQGEENRDKRMTCTVNLLNFYKNEINRKEMYLRYIYKLHNLHLQAENYTEAGFTLKLYASMLSWDRETQSFAPFDNSGQPEWQRKERLYHEILKYFDKGKCWEKGIPLCKELAQLYETRRFDYNKLSEILIQEAKFFQNILTQLRPEPEYFRVGFYGMGLPLFVRNKQFVYRGLEYERIGAFTQRLQTEFPSAQILGNNSPPDGAILNAPDQYIQISNVRPMGDAQALKTAMVPVPEKIARFYEVNDVTRFIYDRPMYKGPIDKDNEFKSLWIERTILDIASPLPGILRWFEVKQKSVQELTPVEYACEIISNAGKELSELIVQYRRDPKRNINPFSMRLQGTIDANVMGGISKYQEAFFSDQFLKSPQGAGQQANVQRLKALILEQIQILEQALELHGQLAPSGVQPLHNRLLERFSQLKQSLSGMGRLKRQHSDSIVNTPLPPLPTEQRTAQVAASSSSSSQNANPNANYVYELDEIYTRPGDTVRPVDPLNSYQTLSKESLTIPLDESAAAPPVPNRPRSQNFVVNGGGAMMDSPEVPPKRQPAVNSPNAPPLPPRGITPDKRASNPMIFNDFGGGDGVGRRHSSQQQQHGQKYAVVDISFDDPEADQQPHSLPPNFQDGGGGHLNVCFVPNDFRDSGISTTSSRELNNMNLNNLSEDSSSISAASTVHHREHCRISSNGSLDMHATVPSMNITQRESSTSSFDVEDLPVPPPPIPPKSLGVSSNGVLASEEALVLALAHSSNPNTQAYTQLNHSQNQNHSINNHHYHHQTLGQQLQQNGDDEGDGYSSLQHQPINGVAVAPALASASLPSAVDAAVTSTGTGTSASTITAPPASALTSSLASSHQHDGGTF from the exons GAAACTGGGACTGGATCTGGTGCCGCGCGAGGGTCCCCTGGCCGTCGATCCGCATGGCATCGGGATCGTCAAGCTGTACAATGTCCACGTGAGCAGTGCGGACAATGCCAAGGCCTCATCG AGCCGCGGCACCTTGAGGCGAAAGACCCCACGGAAGATACTCACCCATCATTTGTACTTTTGCATGCGAGACTTTGGCCATCGCATCGGCGGCGATGATGCGGAGGTCTACTTCTTCCTCTACGACGGTAGCCGCATGCGGCCGCTGTCCGAACGATTTCTGGTCAAGATCTCCAGAGATGGTTTCTCCAATTACATCGAAAAGTTGCACAGCAATTGCACGGTCTTTACGGATTTGG GTGCCGCCGATCTCAATGAGGATCTCCATTTGGTGGCCGTTGTGATGCGGGTGGGAAAGATCATTCAGTCGGACTCCATCAAGAAGATCGAGAAGAGTGGCAGCCACGGCACTGGGCCCACCTATCGTCGACCCTTTGGCGTGGGCGTCCTCTCCCTGGCGGACATTGCGCACTTCGACAGCAGTCTGGAGCAGGCCTCCCCCGCCTCCGAGGAGCGGGAGTACAACTTCAAGCTGTACCAGAGCGAGGAGAAGGACTTCCATCTGCTGCCAGAGCTGATGATCAAGAAGTCCAGTGGCAAGTACTCCCCCATCCAGACGGGCAATCAGAGTACCCAGGGCATTGTGGTGTCCTTGAAGCTGTTGCACGGCGGACTGGGCCAGGCGCGCCAGGAGCAGCCGCTGCTCTTCCAGGGCTCCACTATCACACGGAAGATGGGATTCCCCGATGTCATTATGCCGGGCGATGTGCGCAACGATCTGTTCCTCTCGTTGGAGCGTGGGGAATTCGAGCGCGGCGGCAAGAACACGGGCAAGAACATCCTCGTGACGGTTGTGGTGCTGGATGTGGCGGGCAATGTGCTCACCGACTGCCTGTGGGGTGCCTCGGGGATGGACGCCCAGCCGCAGTACCGCTCGATGATTCTGTACCATCAGAATGCCCCCAGTTGGAACGAAATGCTGCGCCTGAGTGTGCCGATCGATAAGTTTGCCACCGCCCATGTGCGGTTCGAGTTCAGGCACTGCTCGACGCGGGACAAGACGGAGCCGAAGCTGTTTGCCTTCAGCTTTGCGCGGCTAATGGAGACGGGCGGCGCCACCCTGGGTGATGGCCAGCACGAGTTGTATGTGTACAAGTGCGAGGATCCCGCCAAGCTGCAGGCCTCCAACTACCTGCGACTCCAGTGCCGCCCCAGAGACGCGCAGGCCAAGATGGACTGCGGGGGATGCTTCAGTCGCAGCTCCAAGGAAGTCTTTGTCCTGCGCTCCCTGCTCTGCTCCACGAAGCTGACACAAAACGCGGATCTGCTCTCGCTGCTTCAGTGGCGTGCGCATCCCGACACCATACAGGACTCGCTGACGGGAGTGCTGCGCCTGAACGACGAGGAGCTCGTGAAGTTCCTGCAGGACGTGCTCGACGCTCTGTTCGCCATGTTCTCCAACGAGGAGGGCAACAGCACCCAGCACTCGGGACTGGTTTTCCACGTCCTCGTGAGCATCTTCAGCCTGCTGCAGAGCAACAAGTTCCAGCACTTTCGGCCCGTGATGAACGAGTACATCGAGAATCACTTTGCGGCCGCTCTCGTCTACAAGGGCCTCATCACATCCGTGGAGCACATGGCCGTCTTTATGACCAAGGCAGAGCATCCGGACCCGTTCCAGAAGTGCTTCGGCTCGTTGGAGTACATCTTCAAGCTGCTGATCCAATCACGGCGCCTCTTTGCGCGCGCCACTGGCGGCCAGTACGAGGACTCGTTCCGCCGGGACCTCCATTCGCTGTTCACGGCCCTGAATGGCATGCTGGCGGTGCCCTCGTACGATGTCATCATACCCACACAAGAGGCGCTGCTTAACTCGACGGGCGTGGTCCTGGAACAGCTGAAGGACACGCTGCCAGCCCCAGAGCTGGGCATGCTGGCGCGGAATATGCTGGACGCGATACCGCGTGGTGCTCCAATACGTTTGATTCAGGCCAAGCTGCATGCGGTCAAGGATCTGGTGTCCGGAGAGCTCTTTCACGAAGATG ATTCCCGCACTGTGGTGCTGTCGGTGGCCTGCAAGCACCTCCGCATGCATCTCAGTCGTCGCGATGAGCTGCGCCTCTGCGCCGAAATTCTCTCGGAGATTCTCAGCCAGCTTTTCGACCTGCAGCGCGAGCAGCGGGAGAAGGTCACCAACACACTGCAGCACGATCTGGACTCGCTGTGCAAGAACATACTCGGGATCCTGATACGCACCATCAGCATCATTATGGAGGGCTCCAATGCGGTGCTGCCGCAGCTGGTGTCCTGCCTGCTGgggctgctgcagctgctcgaTGAGACGCACTACAAACGCTACTGGGACGAGCTCAGTCCCAACCACAAGGACCCGCGCGACCTCAAGGAGTTCCTCAGCAAGTCCCTGCTGGTGTACGAGGAGCTGCTCACCCAGGACTGGCACGTCTTCCCCAACGATTGGCTCGTGATGAAGCTGGCCGCCAACGATGTGCTACGCATGTCGCTCGAGGAGTTTGCCAAACCTCTGGTCTATCGCTTCCTCGGCGCCCAGGCCTTCGATTCGCAGCTGTGGTGGAGCTACTTCAGTCTCGCGGTGTCCTTCCTCACGCAGCCGTCGCTGCAGCTGGAGCAGTACCGAGAGCCCAAGCGGCTGAAGATCCTCCACTCGCATGGGGATATGCGCGTCCTAATGGGCTTCCAGATCTTGAGCATGTGGTCACAGTTGGGCGAACAGAAGCTCCACTTCATACCCTCGATGGTGGGGCCCTTTCTGGAGGTAACACTAGTGCCAGAGCCCGCACTGAGAAAGGCAACCCTTTCGGTCTTTTACGACATGATGCAGTGCGAACAG CAGGCGGCGCGCGGCTCCTTCCGCCTGGTGGAGAGCGAACTCATCGACAAATTGGATCTGTTGATCAGCGAGAACAAAGGCGACGACGAGTACAGGGAGCTCTTCAGTACCAT GGAACATCTCAGCTTGGT CTTGCTGGAGAAAGTCCAAGTGGAGAATCCCAACTGGAAGGATGCCGGCATTGCGTTTATAGGCTCCGTCACACGACTCCTGGAGCGACTGCTCGACTATCGCAGTGTGATGCAGGGCGAGGAGAATCGCGACAAGCGCATGACCTGCACTGTGAATCTCTTGAACTTTTACAAAAACGAAATCAATCGCAAGGAGATGTATCTGAG ATACATTTACAAGCTGCACAACCTGCACTTGCAGGCAGAGAACTACACGGAGGCTGGATTCACCCTTAAGTTGTACGCTTCCATGTTGTCTTGGGATCGGGAGACCCAGAGCTTTGCCCCCTTCGACAATAGCGGCCAACCAGAGTGGCAGCGAAAAGAGCGACTATACCATGAG ATCCTCAAATATTTCGACAAGGGCAAATGCTGGGAGAAGGGCATTCCGCTGTGCAAAGAGCTGGCGCAACTCTACGAAACGCGCCGCTTTGACTACAACAAACTGAGCGAAATACTCATTCAGGAGGCCAAGTTCTTTCAGAATATCTTAACGCAGCTCCGACCAGAGCCGGAATACTTTCGAGTGGGTTTCTATGGAATGGGTTTGCCGCTGTTTGTGAGG AACAAACAGTTTGTGTATCGCGGCCTCGAGTACGAGCGCATCGGTGCCTTTACGCAGCGCCTGCAAACGGAGTTTCCCAGTGCCCAGATCCTGGGTAACAATAGTCCACCCGATGGCGCCATTCTCAATGCCCCCGATCAGTATATACAGATCAGTAATGTCCGGCCCATGGGCGATGCTCAGGCCTTGAAGACGGCCATGGTGCCGGTACCGGAGAAAATAGCCCGTTTCTACGAGGTGAATGATGTGACAAGATTCATCTACGATCGACCCATGTACAAGGGACCTATTGACAAGGACAACGAGTTCAAGTCGCTGTGGATAGAGCGCACGATCCTGGATATAGCCAGTCCGCTTCCGGGGATTCTGCGGTGGTTCGAGGTCAAGCAGAAGTCGGTGCAGGAGCTGACGCCCGTGGAATATGCCTGTGAGATCATCAGCAATGCAGGAAAAGAGCTGTCCGAGCTGATTGTCCAGTACAGACGCGATCCCAAGCGGAATATCAATCCGTTCTCGATGCGACTGCAGGGCACCATCGATGCCAATGTGATGGGCGGCATCAGCAAGTACCAGGAAGCCTTCTTCTCGGATCAGTTCCTCAAGTCGCCACAGGGCGCCGGCCAGCAGGCGAATGTGCAGCGCCTGAAGGCTCTGATCCTCGAACAAATCCAAATTCTGGAGCAGGCACTGGAGCTGCATGGACAGTTGGCTCCCAGCGGCGTTCAACCGCTGCACAATCGCCTCCTGGAGAGATTCTCACAGCTGAAGCAGAGTCTTTCGGGCATGGGTCGCCTCAAGCGTCAGCATTCGGACAGCATCGTGAacacgccgctgccgccgctaCCCACGGAGCAGCGCACGGCGCAGGTTGCAgcgtcttcctcctcctccagccaGAATGCCAATCCCAATGCCAACTATGTCTACGAGCTGGATGAGATCTACACGAGACCAGGCGACACTGTGCGGCCCGTCGATCCCCTGAATTCGTATCAGACGCTGAGCAAGGAGAGCCTCACCATACCTCTGGACGAGAGTGCTGCGGCACCTCCAGTGCCCAATCGGCCGCGATCCCAGAACTTTGTAGTCAACGGAGGAGGAGCCATGATGGATAGTCCAGAGGTGCCGCCCAAGCGGCAGCCGGCAGTCAACTCCCCGAACGCTCCGCCGCTGCCGCCCCGCGGAATTACGCCGGACAAGCGAGCATCGAATCCCATGATTTTCAACGATTTTGGAGGCGGCGATGGCGTCGGCCGTCGTCACTcatcccagcagcagcaacatggCCAGAAGTACGCCGTGGTAGACATCAGCTTCGACGATCCCGAGGCGGATCAGCAGCCGCACTCGTTGCCGCCCAACTTCCAGGATGGCGGCGGTGGACATCTGAATGTCTGCTTTGTCCCAAACGATTTCCGCGACTCGGGCATCTCGACGACCAGCTCGCGGGAGCTGAACAACATGAATCTCAATAATCTCAGCGAGGACTCGTCTTCGATTTCGGCGGCCAGTACTGTGCATCATCGCGAGCACTGCCGCATCAGCTCCAACGGCAGCCTGGACATGCATGCCACGGTCCCCTCGATGAATATCACACAGCGTGAGAGCTCGACGAGTTCGTTTGACGTGGAGGATTTGCCggtgccgccgccgcccaTTCCGCCCAAATCGTTGGGGGTATCGAGCAACGGAGTGCTGGCCAGCGAAGAGGCACTggtactggcactggcacaCTCATCCAATCCCAACACACAAGCTTACACACAACTCAATCACagtcagaatcagaatcatTCCATCAACaatcatcattatcatcatcaaaCGCTGggccagcagctgcagcagaatGGCGATGACGAGGGCGATGGCTATAGCTCATTGCAACACCAGCCGATCAACGGAGTGGCAGTGGCTCCAGCCCTAGCCTCAGCATCATTGCCGTCTGCTGTCGATGCCGCCGTTACATcaacaggcacaggcacaagcGCAAGCACAATCACAGCCCCACCGGCATCCGCATTGACATCCTCACTGGCATCTAGTCACCAGCACGATGGCGGCACTTTTTGA